A single candidate division WOR-3 bacterium DNA region contains:
- the cmr5 gene encoding type III-B CRISPR module-associated protein Cmr5, translating to MSEKETLITKLEKGRAEFAYRCVRNAVNNLDDKREKEYRSYTRKIPQMILSNGLGQTLAFVYAKKEEGNAYDLIYKQLTDYLKSDSTARISMPENQNELIEWVISLDTYNYRYVTEEVLAFLNWLKKFAEGMIEGEGGEE from the coding sequence ATGTCTGAAAAAGAAACATTAATTACAAAACTTGAGAAAGGAAGAGCTGAGTTTGCGTATAGGTGTGTAAGAAATGCAGTAAATAACTTAGATGATAAAAGAGAGAAGGAATATCGTTCCTATACCCGTAAAATCCCGCAGATGATTCTTTCAAATGGTCTCGGTCAAACTCTTGCTTTTGTTTATGCAAAAAAAGAAGAGGGAAATGCTTACGATTTAATCTATAAGCAACTAACAGATTACCTTAAAAGTGATTCAACTGCCAGAATAAGTATGCCTGAAAATCAAAATGAACTCATTGAATGGGTTATTTCACTTGATACTTATAACTATAGATATGTAACAGAAGAAGTGCTTGCCTTCTTAAACTGGCTCAAGAAGTTTGCTGAAGGAATGATTGAAGGAGAAGGGGGAGAAGAATGA
- the cmr4 gene encoding type III-B CRISPR module RAMP protein Cmr4, whose product MFKEKRVLFLIAETPVHAGSGSEVGIVDLPIQRERYTGFPKIESSGLKGCIREAFEGYRVFENKESKLIECDKVKELKESFPHISDQWTLKVKDETGKEKEVRKTDKDGNKLIKFDEAVVLVFGPEGEEAHAGAMSITDAKILLFPVKSLKGVFAWITCPMVLERFKKDLELVGIRDFNFGNLYYNLKDTLPNQTNISISSKVVLEEFTFEVNENQTTSQVAEWLANKIFPNTDTYSFWRERLKKDLVILSDDDFKQFVKTSTEVITRTKIDDVTGTVASGALWTEEYLPQDTILYSLVMFTSLRVEKDAQKGIFKAGSPDKEAKLVSEFFEKGLPSVIQIGGSQTIGKGFVRVNLLK is encoded by the coding sequence ATGTTTAAAGAAAAAAGGGTGCTATTTTTAATAGCAGAAACACCTGTTCATGCAGGTAGTGGAAGCGAGGTTGGAATAGTTGACCTGCCCATTCAGAGGGAAAGATATACAGGTTTCCCCAAAATTGAAAGTTCGGGACTTAAGGGTTGCATAAGGGAAGCTTTTGAAGGATACAGAGTATTTGAAAATAAGGAAAGTAAATTAATTGAATGTGATAAAGTGAAGGAACTTAAAGAAAGTTTTCCACATATCTCTGATCAATGGACATTAAAAGTTAAAGATGAAACCGGCAAAGAGAAAGAAGTAAGAAAAACTGATAAAGATGGTAATAAGCTAATTAAATTTGATGAAGCGGTCGTCCTTGTTTTTGGTCCGGAAGGAGAAGAAGCCCATGCTGGTGCTATGAGCATAACTGATGCAAAGATTTTGCTCTTTCCTGTAAAGTCCCTAAAAGGTGTATTTGCTTGGATAACCTGCCCGATGGTTCTTGAAAGATTCAAAAAAGATCTTGAACTCGTTGGGATAAGGGATTTTAATTTCGGTAACTTATATTATAATTTGAAAGATACCTTGCCGAATCAAACAAACATCTCCATCTCCTCTAAAGTTGTGCTGGAGGAATTTACATTTGAAGTAAATGAAAATCAAACCACCTCACAAGTAGCAGAATGGCTTGCCAATAAAATTTTCCCAAATACTGATACCTATAGTTTCTGGCGTGAAAGGTTAAAGAAGGACCTTGTAATTTTAAGTGATGATGATTTTAAACAATTTGTGAAGACCTCAACAGAAGTTATTACAAGGACAAAAATTGATGATGTAACAGGGACGGTTGCCTCCGGTGCTTTATGGACAGAGGAGTATCTTCCTCAGGATACAATTCTTTACTCACTCGTTATGTTTACCTCTCTAAGGGTAGAAAAAGATGCCCAAAAAGGAATTTTTAAAGCAGGTTCCCCAGACAAAGAGGCTAAACTTGTCTCAGAATTCTTTGAAAAAGGTCTTCCATCAGTAATACAGATAGGTGGAAGTCAAACCATAGGGAAAGGATTTGTAAGAGTAAACCTTTTAAAATAA
- a CDS encoding putative CRISPR-associated protein encodes MKKVITMVGASIFENYFEKNCDKTIKNYYDNLKEKREKDWDNEKSRIARLKNAVKNWIESESDKKIISAEIKSLVKLKEELKDDFEIYLLSSDTILSKLAGEILKDILPQLINNRRIEAEVISGLQIWDRKEFNTGMSNLISKIYNIAGGYWENVIINITGGYKATIPYLTILAQINRCPIYYIFEDTDALIKIPIIPIDIKWSIFENNEKFFFELEKDKIKEINEKLKIDPDITSLLEFVDNLYTLNPLGVALWERYKSNFEFFYISEEVKNYLERNQGRKRIFEKSVCELKRRLKENPAHPDLNHSLKNVDLPEGFKTFKHKEEDLQVRILYNDERYNTVYGSVETSVYIELIAIGSEVHNAESEYVEAFRRYGEKIKNFETYEFYKIKKEV; translated from the coding sequence ATGAAAAAAGTAATTACAATGGTTGGAGCATCAATTTTTGAAAATTATTTTGAGAAAAATTGTGACAAAACAATTAAAAATTATTATGATAACCTTAAAGAAAAAAGGGAAAAAGATTGGGATAATGAAAAAAGCAGAATTGCACGATTAAAAAATGCGGTAAAAAACTGGATAGAAAGTGAATCTGATAAGAAAATTATATCTGCAGAAATAAAAAGCCTTGTAAAACTTAAAGAAGAACTAAAGGATGACTTTGAAATTTATCTTTTATCTTCTGATACAATCTTAAGTAAACTTGCTGGCGAAATTTTAAAAGATATTTTACCGCAATTAATTAATAACCGGCGTATTGAAGCCGAGGTAATCAGTGGTCTTCAAATTTGGGATAGAAAAGAATTTAACACAGGCATGTCAAATCTAATTAGCAAAATTTATAACATTGCTGGTGGATACTGGGAAAATGTAATTATTAACATCACTGGTGGATATAAAGCAACAATACCCTATCTTACAATTCTTGCTCAGATTAATAGATGCCCAATTTATTATATCTTTGAAGATACAGATGCATTGATAAAGATACCAATTATTCCAATTGATATAAAATGGTCAATTTTTGAAAACAATGAGAAATTCTTTTTTGAATTAGAAAAAGACAAAATAAAAGAAATTAATGAAAAATTAAAAATAGACCCGGATATAACTTCATTACTTGAATTCGTGGATAATCTTTATACTCTTAATCCATTAGGAGTTGCTTTATGGGAAAGATATAAATCAAATTTTGAATTTTTCTACATATCTGAAGAGGTCAAAAATTATCTCGAAAGAAATCAAGGAAGAAAGAGAATATTTGAAAAATCAGTGTGTGAACTTAAAAGAAGATTAAAAGAAAATCCCGCTCACCCGGATCTTAATCATTCTTTAAAAAATGTAGATTTACCAGAAGGTTTTAAGACCTTTAAACATAAAGAAGAAGATTTACAGGTAAGAATTTTATATAATGATGAGCGGTATAATACAGTTTATGGGTCAGTTGAGACATCAGTTTACATAGAACTAATAGCAATTGGCAGTGAAGTTCATAATGCAGAGAGTGAATATGTAGAAGCATTTAGAAGGTATGGAGAAAAAATTAAAAACTTTGAAACATACGAATTTTATAAAATCAAAAAGGAGGTATAA
- the cmr3 gene encoding type III-B CRISPR module-associated protein Cmr3, producing the protein MWIKISPNDTLFFRSGRPFTMGSETWTDTIFSPYPSTIYGALRTFLIFERGSLKDFKNGKYKDIGTPDEKGTMKIFGPLIFNSKHSLTYFPAPLDLVMKKENKKNDKLFQISKVKKPEIFYSEYSLEDMLIYPKKEQVESTEGYLDNIPFKEYLQGQKGEYSFISEFYTPEPQIGIARDDITLSSKEGYLYRAQMIRLEKDYCFLVKIDGIENMPEKGLFALGGEGKTAKFEKINENPLGKLENINFELSDGVFKIYLATPAIFKNGWLPEWINLNSLEGEKDGVKLKLLTCAVGKFLRIGGWDMAKNEPKPMYKAVPSGSVYYFKVLNGSLEKIKEVFHLKNISDINPEEGFGLSLMGVVL; encoded by the coding sequence ATGTGGATAAAGATTTCTCCAAATGATACCTTATTCTTCCGCTCCGGAAGACCCTTTACTATGGGCTCTGAAACATGGACAGATACCATTTTTTCACCATATCCTTCTACCATTTATGGAGCACTGAGAACATTCTTAATTTTTGAAAGAGGCAGTTTAAAAGATTTTAAAAATGGAAAATATAAAGATATTGGAACACCAGATGAAAAAGGGACAATGAAAATTTTCGGTCCACTTATCTTTAATTCTAAACATAGCCTTACTTATTTCCCAGCTCCATTGGATTTGGTAATGAAGAAAGAGAATAAGAAAAATGATAAACTTTTTCAAATCAGCAAAGTTAAAAAACCAGAAATATTTTATTCTGAATATTCCCTTGAAGATATGCTCATTTATCCAAAAAAGGAACAGGTGGAATCTACCGAAGGGTATTTAGATAATATCCCTTTCAAAGAATACCTTCAAGGGCAAAAAGGAGAATATTCTTTTATATCGGAATTTTATACACCAGAACCCCAAATAGGTATTGCAAGGGACGACATAACCCTTTCTTCAAAGGAAGGTTATCTTTACAGAGCCCAAATGATAAGGTTAGAAAAAGATTATTGTTTTTTAGTAAAGATTGACGGAATAGAGAATATGCCGGAGAAAGGTCTCTTTGCTCTTGGTGGAGAAGGAAAAACTGCAAAATTTGAGAAAATAAATGAAAATCCCTTGGGAAAATTAGAAAATATTAATTTTGAACTTAGTGATGGAGTTTTTAAAATCTATCTTGCAACACCTGCTATATTTAAAAATGGATGGTTACCTGAATGGATTAATCTAAATTCGTTAGAAGGCGAAAAAGATGGAGTTAAGTTAAAGCTCCTTACCTGTGCCGTAGGTAAATTTTTAAGAATTGGCGGCTGGGATATGGCAAAAAATGAGCCAAAGCCAATGTATAAGGCAGTGCCATCAGGAAGCGTTTATTATTTTAAAGTCTTAAATGGTTCGCTTGAGAAGATTAAAGAGGTCTTTCATCTTAAAAATATTTCAGATATAAATCCAGAAGAAGGTTTTGGACTAAGTTTAATGGGGGTAGTGCTATGA
- the cas10 gene encoding type III-B CRISPR-associated protein Cas10/Cmr2: MSNFTEKLKAFLHDPIDKCFDIPNHIERAKNYAQKLAISGVEEGKGPDQIASCMERSLLAKGIIQDFSEVRHPLCKGSLKIENYNKEKIFKAFEEVYEKIGKEISNLDDKKKFLYLWRNLQDKIFQDLKNEGWIKYLPLLPADTRVPDHSIWEHIKIASAIKAYLDEEEKVLYQNNSLFLFTVGPVQSFISQARKTQDFYMGSFILSFLTFKAMEIIIDEYGPTNIIYPDLYKQPLMDFWLKKNGIEPVDFDVNSIQLPTIPNRFVAILPVTDGKEINELVREMQNSIRNAINNAKDLIFQELNINPSERANSKINSQLSDFPEIYWVAVPWKIGDRDVSFDDLKDYFEDEVLKKYRELWDFATNNGEFPPNIGLLYEILYSALEKSMGARKNLREFRQVEEKGRKCSVCGERDVIFFRETTNKNKFERFNPYAVDLTDNEKVLLKYLADGEGLCAICFIKRTFEIYLEKEASQVFKDLTFPSTAEVALADFKERALRIAQNEFLNYQREMFQNNLPTTKPLPRLDMKENLEGYWFYEENLTEKHIKEEVGIQIDETKLKKIKENLKQLINRVGKPNSYYAILHLDADNMGKWLSGELLPDIENAYNSEVWQKLPDDFKIGLTRILPQKFLTPAIHASISTALRNYALEFVRKIVEEEHLGKLIYAGGDDVLAFVNLKDLFDVMQKLRWAFSGQVKVENGEIKIIKIEPNNQSNQKSNQTGFVEKDGRYILTMGPESTASMGVVIAHYKTPLQIVIGKVFEMEKKAKKECRNRFAICLMKRSGEERIATAQWKYDDKDTIETLNEIAKSFDENNEKGYISKSFIQKFALEFAHLKDKEGFFIGTGDIINKEILRLLDRSYNFPKEQKISERDKKKIKNEFIKDLFTHLSDLFWNLEENIDCFINFCTIATFIHRRED, translated from the coding sequence ATGAGCAACTTTACTGAAAAACTAAAAGCTTTCTTACATGATCCAATTGATAAATGCTTTGACATTCCTAACCACATTGAGAGGGCTAAGAATTATGCTCAAAAACTTGCTATTTCAGGAGTTGAAGAAGGAAAGGGACCTGACCAGATTGCCTCATGCATGGAAAGAAGTTTATTAGCAAAAGGAATTATTCAAGATTTCAGCGAGGTAAGGCATCCCCTCTGTAAAGGGAGTTTAAAAATTGAAAATTATAATAAAGAAAAGATCTTTAAAGCCTTTGAAGAGGTATATGAAAAAATTGGTAAAGAAATTTCAAATCTGGATGATAAGAAAAAATTTTTATATCTCTGGAGAAATCTTCAAGATAAAATATTTCAGGATTTAAAAAATGAAGGCTGGATTAAATACTTACCCCTTCTTCCAGCAGATACAAGAGTTCCAGACCACTCAATCTGGGAACATATAAAAATTGCCTCTGCAATCAAGGCCTATCTGGATGAAGAAGAGAAAGTCCTTTATCAAAACAATTCACTTTTTCTATTTACAGTAGGACCAGTTCAAAGTTTTATCTCTCAGGCAAGAAAGACTCAAGATTTTTATATGGGAAGCTTCATCCTTTCATTTCTTACTTTTAAAGCAATGGAAATAATAATTGATGAATACGGACCTACAAACATAATTTATCCAGACCTTTATAAACAGCCACTTATGGACTTTTGGCTTAAGAAAAACGGAATTGAGCCAGTTGATTTTGATGTAAATTCAATTCAACTTCCGACCATACCAAATAGATTTGTGGCTATATTGCCTGTAACTGATGGGAAAGAAATAAACGAGCTTGTCAGGGAAATGCAAAACAGTATAAGAAACGCAATTAATAACGCTAAAGATCTGATATTTCAAGAACTAAATATAAATCCTTCAGAAAGAGCCAATAGCAAAATCAACTCTCAACTTTCGGATTTTCCAGAAATATACTGGGTTGCCGTCCCATGGAAAATTGGTGACAGAGATGTTTCCTTTGATGACCTAAAAGACTATTTTGAAGATGAAGTTTTAAAGAAATATCGTGAGTTATGGGACTTCGCAACTAATAATGGTGAATTTCCACCTAACATAGGGCTCCTTTACGAGATTTTATATTCAGCTCTTGAAAAATCAATGGGAGCAAGGAAGAACTTAAGAGAGTTTAGGCAGGTAGAAGAAAAAGGTAGAAAATGCTCAGTGTGTGGGGAAAGAGATGTAATTTTCTTTAGAGAAACTACTAATAAAAATAAATTCGAAAGATTTAATCCATATGCTGTTGATTTAACTGACAATGAAAAAGTTCTATTAAAATATCTTGCTGATGGTGAAGGTCTTTGTGCTATTTGTTTTATCAAAAGAACATTTGAAATTTACCTTGAAAAAGAAGCATCACAGGTTTTTAAAGATTTAACTTTCCCATCCACAGCAGAGGTTGCCTTGGCTGATTTTAAAGAAAGAGCGTTAAGAATCGCACAAAATGAATTTCTCAACTATCAGAGAGAGATGTTTCAAAATAATCTTCCAACAACTAAGCCACTGCCAAGACTGGATATGAAAGAAAATTTAGAAGGATATTGGTTTTACGAAGAAAATTTAACAGAAAAGCATATTAAGGAAGAAGTTGGAATCCAAATCGATGAAACCAAATTAAAAAAGATAAAAGAAAACTTAAAACAACTTATTAATAGAGTAGGAAAACCAAATTCCTATTATGCCATACTTCATCTTGATGCTGACAACATGGGCAAATGGCTTTCAGGTGAACTCTTACCTGATATTGAAAATGCCTATAATTCCGAGGTGTGGCAAAAGTTACCCGATGATTTTAAAATAGGTTTGACGAGGATATTACCCCAAAAATTTCTAACCCCTGCCATCCACGCCTCTATTTCAACAGCGTTGAGAAACTATGCTCTTGAATTTGTGAGAAAAATAGTTGAAGAAGAACATCTCGGTAAACTAATCTATGCAGGTGGTGATGATGTTTTAGCCTTTGTCAATCTTAAAGATTTATTTGATGTTATGCAAAAACTTAGATGGGCCTTTTCAGGTCAGGTAAAAGTTGAAAATGGAGAAATTAAAATAATTAAAATTGAACCGAACAATCAAAGCAATCAAAAAAGCAATCAAACAGGTTTCGTAGAAAAAGATGGAAGATACATTCTTACAATGGGTCCAGAATCTACTGCCTCTATGGGAGTTGTGATTGCTCATTATAAAACACCGCTTCAAATTGTTATTGGAAAGGTTTTTGAGATGGAAAAGAAGGCAAAGAAAGAATGCAGAAATAGATTTGCCATATGTTTAATGAAACGATCTGGTGAGGAAAGAATCGCTACTGCACAGTGGAAATATGATGACAAAGATACCATTGAGACATTAAACGAAATAGCAAAATCTTTTGATGAAAATAATGAAAAAGGTTATATATCAAAGAGCTTTATTCAAAAATTTGCCTTAGAATTTGCGCACTTAAAAGACAAAGAAGGCTTTTTTATAGGAACAGGAGATATTATTAACAAGGAAATATTGAGACTTCTTGATAGATCTTATAACTTTCCTAAAGAACAAAAAATATCGGAGAGAGATAAAAAGAAGATAAAAAATGAATTTATAAAAGATTTGTTCACGCACTTAAGCGATTTATTCTGGAACTTAGAAGAAAACATAGATTGCTTTATTAATTTCTGCACTATTGCAACCTTTATCCATAGAAGGGAGGATTAA
- the cmr1 gene encoding type III-B CRISPR module RAMP protein Cmr1 translates to MNRLILKCRLITPMFMAGADGRTPELRPSEFKGMMRWWWRAIKAEEDIEKLRKEEAKIFGGTGEGEGRSKVQMIIKGISQLSIGNNLKRDYNLIWRFDRNTNSLTGENAGIGYLLYSTALPNRERAYVKESHSFEITLTSWNEEAFNKACASLWLAIYLGGFGTRARRGGGNIEITKADKNNNINLDFICDAKDTSQLKKFLERNLIEVKKICGINTNSAKPNYTNLKNAKILIFAPNNDWKEALNPLGEKYKNFRIKNKSQIFETATFGMPVMHSGGSIRMVPYDNNRRRLSERWASALIFKVIKSSGSLYFPVVVKLSSGGVKLIGKEVRRGDWNKKKVELFTEELVNSFLNNLPQKEELVL, encoded by the coding sequence ATGAATAGGTTAATTTTAAAGTGTAGACTTATAACCCCTATGTTTATGGCAGGGGCAGATGGAAGAACACCCGAACTTAGACCTTCAGAATTCAAGGGCATGATGCGATGGTGGTGGAGGGCGATTAAGGCAGAAGAGGATATTGAAAAATTAAGAAAAGAGGAAGCAAAAATTTTCGGTGGAACAGGGGAAGGAGAAGGGAGAAGTAAAGTGCAAATGATAATTAAAGGGATATCTCAGCTAAGTATAGGCAATAATTTAAAAAGGGACTACAACTTAATATGGCGTTTTGACAGAAATACCAACTCACTAACTGGAGAAAATGCAGGCATTGGATATTTACTATACTCTACCGCATTGCCTAACAGAGAAAGAGCTTACGTAAAGGAAAGTCATAGTTTTGAAATAACTCTAACCTCTTGGAATGAAGAAGCATTTAATAAAGCCTGTGCCTCCCTTTGGCTTGCTATATACCTTGGTGGATTTGGAACAAGGGCAAGAAGAGGAGGGGGAAATATAGAGATAACAAAAGCAGATAAGAATAACAATATAAATCTTGATTTTATTTGTGATGCAAAAGATACTTCTCAATTGAAAAAGTTTTTGGAAAGGAATCTAATAGAAGTTAAAAAAATCTGTGGAATTAATACAAATTCTGCAAAACCAAACTATACGAATCTTAAGAATGCAAAAATTTTAATCTTTGCTCCAAATAATGATTGGAAAGAAGCTTTAAACCCTTTAGGCGAAAAATATAAAAATTTTAGAATTAAGAACAAATCTCAAATTTTCGAAACAGCTACCTTTGGTATGCCTGTAATGCATTCAGGAGGTTCTATCAGAATGGTTCCCTACGATAATAATAGGAGACGGCTCTCAGAGAGGTGGGCTTCTGCCCTGATTTTTAAGGTCATTAAATCATCAGGGAGTTTATATTTTCCAGTGGTAGTAAAATTGTCGTCTGGAGGAGTAAAATTAATTGGAAAAGAAGTAAGAAGAGGAGATTGGAATAAGAAGAAGGTTGAACTATTTACTGAAGAACTGGTAAACAGTTTTTTAAATAATTTACCTCAAAAAGAGGAGTTAGTCCTATGA